The nucleotide window CGGAAGTGCCCGGAAGAAGCGAAGTAATGCCAAAGAAGTTCGAGAAAAGAGTGTGCTACTACTTTATACAAAATTAGTGGAAGTGATCAGTTTACTGGCTGAACTGCTTAGTATTCAAACTTTAACGGACACAGCCGTGCTCCATGCATCGTCAATGGGTATCTCGCCTTTCTTCGTTGAGAACATCAACGAACTGCAGCTGTCTGCACTAAAACTAGTTACAAATGTGAGTAGTGgcttcaatttttcccggtaTGTTTCACATCGTCAGAATTCACTATGGGCTtgctgttttcaaaatttacatccAAAGtgttcaaaataaacaaaactaaattttcatttttttcacttgtGTTGCTCGCCAACTTAGGTTACACTGGTCACTTTTCTAGTTTCTACCACAAGCCAAAACAATTGCAGTGACCAAATAATTCTGTGGTGTGTTTTCATTGTGTTACTGAGTCATAAAACTGCCATAGGTCATGGATGCACTCAAGAATCAGGGTAGTTTTCCAGTAACAGTTATCTAATTTCATAGTTTTGGGGGTTTTCTCATCCAATTAGTTTCtttatctttcttctttttacatCGTAATATTTATATTGGTAACTTCCACACAGAGACTGTCCTTCATACATTACATCGGCCATAATTTCTTGATTTGtctatctcatttttttaggaCTGGTAACCTTAAAAAGCTAATCaatgaaatttgttttcagatttttaccAAGTATGAAAAACATAGGAAATTACTTCTGGACGATATCTTAGCATCAATGGCAAGGCTTCCAAGTAGCAAACGTTCGTTGCGCTCTTATCGTCTCAGTTCTGAAGAATATATTCAGATGTTAACGGCATTAGTTTTGCAGTTAATCCAATGTATGGTAGTATTACCTAAGCAGCTAGCTGATAAAAACAGCAATGTAAGTAGTCGTTTATATCATGACAAATTAAACCTCTGTTATGTATTGATATTCTTTGAATTTATCATCCTTTTTTAATAATCAGACTTTAATTTGGACTGAGTTTCACAGAAATCTATGAAGACACATTTAGGGACACATTTAGACAATGAGTAAgggtagttttgaattcaagtagtctcaaattttctcctggtgaaaattcaaaggagagaatacatattttgaacatgaaaatacTTGTCGAACTTTGTTTTTAATACTAGTCCTTTgaaggaataaaatttcaaacctctttttctcggttcaaacAGAGTGCCACAGGGTGCATTTCTGTCGAACTCCGCCAATTTGTGATTGCACAAAttcagcagtttttttttttttgtgagtgaggaaaaatttgaactAACCACCTGTTACCTTATCTACATTTTTAGCTGCTATCTCTAAACTCCAAATTCTAAGAACAGCTCTTTTCGTTGCTAGGATGGTATACATTGAGGTATTGATGTGAATTGAATGTTGTGTAATTCAAGGATATTCTAAATAAAGGGAagactttttaaaatgaaatctttGTAGGAtctttttctttgaacttttcaatgtttcattgtaattGTATTCTTCTTCGTTGCTTTTGCAGAGTGATCCGGATGTGGTGATAATTAGCAAATTTAAAACAGCGAGGTCGACAGCCTCAAATTTTCTGTGCATCTTCCTAGCAAAGTGCAGTAGCAAATCAGAAGAGATAGACTATAGGcctttatttgaaaattttattcaagatCTTCTGACAACGGTGAACAAACCGGAGTGGCCTGCAGCTGAACTCATGCTTAGTGTCTTGGGAAAAGTCTTAGTAAGTAGCTTTTTTTGCGCAGATGGAACCATTTTTTTCCCTCCCAATTATTCTTCTTTGATCGTGAGAAAAAAGTCGGTAACTACCCCCTACATTTATAATTTGCTGTCATTACATAATCTACTCTTATGTAAAATCCACCAGCAAAATCCTTTTTCTGCCATAGAAATCTATTTCAAGTATTATCTTTGTTGTCACTTTCTCTCAATGGAACCTCCACCATAGTAAGATTTCCGCCAGATTATAATTTAAATGTATGAGtttttaaattccaattttagatTTAGTGAGTTCAATATTGTTTAGCATTTGTAAAATCTTTTTTCACTTTAACCAGGCACAAGCAGATAATTTTGAGTGAGCTGAACTCGAAATATTAATTgtcaatttccaaaattattcCTACAGTCTTCCTTTAGAATAACTTATGATGACaggaataaaattgaattttacaatggttgataaattaaaaatcaagaTCTGACTGCTGATTTTTTAGTACTTAAGAGAACAGATCTCTTGAAATGTTGACTGGAAGgtttttccccccttcttcatttttcgaaagaagtgtggaaaaataattgaatttgtttttccttcaCCTCTCTATTCAATGTATTcattattcctcttttttttgttttcaggtCTCTAACTTTGTAAATAAAAGTTTAGAAATGCCTTTACGAGTAGCCTCATTAGATTATTTAGGAGTCATCGCAGCTCGCCTGCGGAAAGACGCGGTTGTTTCTCAACTCAAATTGAGCACGATCGATCAACTTATATATGACATTAGAACTGAAGAAATGAAGACTGAAGATGGTGTTGTGAAGGTAGGCTTTGTCCGGTATTATAGAGTGATATTCATTTGCAGATCTGAAGTCGATTAAGGTTACTGTTGGACCTTATCAATCGTTTCCAATCTTAGAACTCAGGAATGTTGCTGTAATGTTAGCAAATCAAATCAGTGGACATACTCGACATAAAATGCATCTTTTAGTTCTAATCTCATACAAATCCAAAATTTGCAGGTACCACAGGGACCAAACTAACGACGAGCATTACTTTTATTAGTTCTGCcaatttgtgttgtttttcatacttttggCCGTACATTATCTGAAGTGCAACTCTAGTTTGCCTAATTTCCCTAACATCAATCTCTTTTCAGTGATTCGAGGATGAAACTTCCTAGGCTCTCAAATgtaatcagggttgccacagtcagggaatacggGGAATTGTGGGAAAATCTGGAAAGacatggaaaatgaaaatagtGTCCAGGAAAAACTGtaaagtcacctttatttgctgtcTAGAATGGTTTTGATGTTTTGAACAAGCAATTACTACTTAAAAACTGTTTCAAATTATATCTTTATAACCATCTGGCAGATCCtctattttcagagaattttaccaaaTTATGTCAGgtaaatcagggaatttcattttctaaatcctGCAATGCAATGGGTCTTTTGAAAGAGAATGTATGTATGtcctacattttgaaattcttgtattttgtttgttatttttaaTAATCTTAATATCTGATCGTCTCAGTGCTATAATTCTATTTTTATCCCAACTACTTTCAGGGAGAGGTCCCGAGGGTCAAAGACGATGAAGAGCGAACACAGTTTTTACAGAGCGTTCTTCTAGACTTTCTAGCAGTGCGATCTCAGTCAGATCATTCATTAAATTATGCTCGCTATTTTTATTTAACTCTTTGGTACCAAGATAACGCTGCCAGCACTGGCACCGCTCCCACACCGGTCAAGTCATCAACCAAAGccaagaaagaaaagaaacggAAGAAGCGAAAATGTAAgttgatattttctctttatttgtttttttgtttttgtttgttaaaGAATGTCTTAAAAGTGTGAAAAGTAGGAAAATTGGGCTGTTAAATGTTTGCCCTAAATTTCCTCAGTAAACTAGGAAATTATAGGGAAGTCAATGAAATAGACAAATATTAAGATGATCCTATGTTAAGTGCCCTAATATTGTCACTCTACAAAGGGCCGTCAACATGCTTGCTAGCAGCGATGATGTCCGTAAGGAGCCTGCAAGGCTGGTGCAGCCAATGAAAGCAAAGTGTGCGCTGATGAGCAGTACAGGGCTCATGTACACATTGTCCATGGGTGCAGGTTGGGGCAACTAGCCAGTTGCTTTGACATCGCAGACTATCGTGTTTCCTGCTCACCCCGATTCTTTTCTATCttacaaatttattttatcatcaaaatcaaaggttttggaaaattttcctcaGCATAAGCTGTATCCAGATGTGAGTCAGTTTGTGTAAAATTATTTAAGTGAAATAGTCTCATCGAAATAGTGTAATTCTCTACATTCAGCAAGCATATCTTGGTTACTCTACCCTTTCAGGTGCAAGGTTCATGGTTATAGAAAATTATAAAGCACTGTATATGTGATCTCTTTGCTTGTTCTgcatcattttaaaatattgaagcCTCTTCAATTGGatataacatttttttgtttgacATCTTGCAGATTCAAGTGATGAAGAATCATCTAGTTCAGAAGAAGAGGATGACGAAGAGattaaaaaacagaaagaaaatggTACCATAGACGGAGAGGATCCACTAGAAGTATTTAAATTGAAAGAAGCCCGGAAGAAAATGCTGCTAGAGAAAATTAACCCCTTCCATAACTCCATCAATGTGAAGTCAGGCAAAAACGAAGTCAAAACTCAAATCCTGCAAACTTACATTGATTATGACAGCGCAGAACTCGTATCGAGGTATCTTGCTGCGAAACGGCCTTTCTCTCAAAGCTTTGACACGTACCTTAAACACATCATCAAAGTCCTTGGTGAATCATCGGTCCAAATCCGAACGAAAGCCATGAAGTGTCTGACTGCGATTGTGGAGGTGGACCCTGGGGTCCTAGCGCTCAACGAAATGCAGATCGGAGTCAAACACTCGTTCCTCGACCAGTCCACATCAGTGCGAGAAGCTGCTGTTGACTTGGTCGGTAAATTTGTGCTCAGCCGTCCAGAACTCATCGACAAATACTATGAAATGGTGTCTGCTAGGATTCTGGATACGGGTGTCAGCGTCCGTAAAAGGGTGATCAAGATTCTCAAAGATGTGTGCACAGAGTGCCCTGACTTCCCCAAAATCCCGGAAATCTGTGTGAGGATGATCCGGCGGATAAATGATGAGGACAGCATTCGAAAGTTAGTCATGGAAGTGTTCTCAAATATGTGGTTCACGCCAGTGCGAGAACGGCCACCTGCAAAAGATGTTCTCTTGCGAAAGGTCATGAACATTACTGATGTTGTAGCAGCATGTAATCGTGATCTAGGAATGGAATGGTTTGAACAGTTACTCACTTCATTGTTTAAACCCAAAGAAGACAAAGACGATTCCACAAAGCAGATTTTAGAGCCTCCTAAATCATTGATCCAAGCGTGCAAGCAAATTGTTGACTGTCTCATTGACAACGTTTTAACGCTGGATGGTtgcagttctggctcatcccAACGGTTAGTCGCGTGTTTGCTCACTCTTCACTTGTTTGCAAAAATCAGGCCGCAGCTATTAGTGGAGCATGCAATCACCCTCCAGCCCTATCTAAGCGTCAAGTGTCAAACGCAAGGTGACTATCAGATTATCAGCAGTGTTGCACGGACGCTTGAACTTGTGGTACCTCTCATGGAACATCCCAGTGAAACTTTTTTAGCCTGTCTCGAAGAGGACTCGGTTAAGTTGATGATGAAGCACGACCCAAGTGTCATTGTCAGTTGTGTCTCCTGTTTAGGCTCTATCGTGAATAATGTCACCAAGAATTTTTCGCTGATCCGGGACTGTCTATTGAAGTATTTAACTCTCTTGCGACAGTTCAAGGATGTCTTGGAGAGAAATCCGCCCAACAAAGATGAATTAGTTGTCAAATTCTGCCCATTCTTTAGGAGATCTTCATTCATTGTTGGGCTACTTCTGAGACACTTTGATTTTACTAACAAAGAAGTCTTAGGCAATGAGTTGAGTCCAAATTTGAAGGATGAGATCTTTGAAATGTTGATGTATTTTCTACAAAACGAGCATGACTCTCAGCTGTATACTATGAAAGCCATCGGGTCTGTGTGCATCCGCCATCACGATCTCATGCTTGGCCCAGAGCTGAAAGCTTATTATCACCAGGTTTTAGAAGACCCGCAAGGTTCTGAGGCTATGAAAGCACAGATTCTAAACAACATAGAACAGTATCTGCAGGAAGAGGAGCGCAGGATGATACTGCAAGATTTGGAGTGGGCAAAACTGTCGAAgcaggaaaatctcaaagagATGGGTGATGTTTCGTCAGGGATGGCTAGCACAATTATTCAACTGTACCTGAAACAAATTTTAGAATCATTTTTGCATCCGTCTGTGAAAGTGCGACAAGCTGCCCTGCAAGTAATCCAGCTTATTTTGGCGCAAGGTTTAGTCCACCCTGTTCAGATTGTTCCATACCTGATCTGCATGTCGACGGATGTTGATAAAACTGTCAGTAATAGCGCTGATCGGCAGCTTCAAGAAATCGAGCGCAAGTATCCGGGTTTCATCCACATGAAGTCTCAGTCGGGTATTAAGCTTTCTTATAAGTTCCAAAAGTTGCTTCAGGGTGATGAAGTAGTTGTGAGGGGCTTCCGCACCAAGGAAAACGAGATGCCATCAGCTTTAAATGGTTTCTTGTTCTCAATTCTCCGGACAAAGCCCCAGAGGAGAGCTTTTGCGCTGGCTATCTTGAAGCAATTTGATGAACAAGTGGTGAGTCATCTAattcttatatttttcaaaaaagatctATGGTATGTGACAGTCCACTGTTAAGTGAAAGGGCTGTAGCATTAATAACTTTAAAACTAAGCTTTTAGACTGCTGTTCAGAAAAGTAAATTAATCCAAGTTTGGCATTGAATTGCTCACAAATATCAAATATAACTGGAGTTATAATTCCTCTAAGTTTTCAGTCAACAAACGTGATCTtgggaaaaaacaatttaaaattttaatccacCATGTTTGGgctgaaaaattgttgaattaaATGCCCTCCTGTATTCTCAATTGGCACAAAAATTAACGAGAATATTGCTTCTGATTATTTGGAACTCTCTTTATATTTTCCATCAAAcgctcaaattttaatttctggaCACAACTAGAGAGAAATCGCTTCCCtgtgaaatttattttctgaaggtCCTGTATTTTTAGTTCTAGGAGCCAAGAAATTGGAACTACATTTTTGCTCTGAGATAATAAAAGAAAACCTTGCCTGTTTCTCCCAATTACATCCCGAAATTTATGATAATAAGGACATTGTCAAATTACATATATATCAATAATATTTTAAGTTCAACCCAGTAATCTCTTGTctgtttcaaatttgttttgttATCTCAGAAAACATCGCTTTCGCAAATGTTATACTTGGCAGACAACATGGCATATTTCCCGTTCCAAGTTCAAGACGAGCCGTTGTTCATCATTCACCACATCGATATCATGATATCGGTGACAGGTACCAACCTGCTCCAGTCATTTCGGGAAGCGCTCTTGCCAAACCCCAACGCTCCCCAAGAGAAGCGGATTGACCCTACAACAGGTCAGGAAGTGCCGGTAATCGACGAAGATGAGGATGAAGATGAAGAGTCATTACTCAACCGAGTCCCAGAAGACACATCTAGCCTTCAAGAAAGTCTGACCGCATCACAAGGCTGTCTTCTTCTTCTCGTCCTCAAACAACATCTCAAGGCGCTGTACGGGCTCAGTGACGCGTGAGTAATACTTGAACTCTTCTACTTTTCTTCTTAGAGGATTGCCACTGTCAGGGtcaaccaggaaatgtcagggaatttttaaaggtcAGAGATAATGACGGAAGTTTTGTAGGTAAATTTTTACGTCACCTTTATTTCCTTGCCATATTGTGTTTAATGTTTCAAGTGACAAATGTTGCGCTATAACTATCTGAAGTTATGTGTTTTTAAGTAATCTTAATATCCTCAGATGTCAGGGATTTTGAGTAGAATGGGTCACCAAACCAtgaaagaattttgacctgCTAGTACTGTTTTCTGAAGGTGAATGATAGACAGAACACGATGCGCCCattaaaaatgcgaaaaagtaATTCAGAAACAGAGAAATAtgcagttcaaaaagcgcaactaTCCCTCAAATTTAGAACGCCCTGGTTTCGTGCCGAACCAAAtaatgtcatccggcaccaaatAGAAGGGAGCACGGGTTTCCACAATTTTCATCAAATGTCTTCCTACTCCTCATTTATAAAAACATTAGGAAGATGGAAACTATATCGTCAGAATCAAAGAATCGAATCTCATTTATGTTATCTGTAGTTAGCGAAGAACAATTTCACCTTGAAATACCTTTTCTTTAACGGACATCagtgaaaaatgagaggaaCAGCAATCTGACTGCCACAGTACAtcaattccataattttctcgcTACTCTggcgcgtttgaaattcctttgagtcttttgactttttaaaagcggGATTTTCCGGGATTTTGCCGCCAACACAACGCAATAAATCAACATGTAATCTACTCTACTGGTACTTGTAGAATATTAAATACAAAATGCAAGGTTAAGTGACCCAGTAGTCACGGAAACATCAGGCAATCATTtactaaattctgtggcaatcctgttccTGTCGCTGTTCTTTTAAGTAACTTTCAAGAAATTGGGTCTCCAAATGACTGCTGTCCA belongs to Bemisia tabaci chromosome 6, PGI_BMITA_v3 and includes:
- the Nipped-B gene encoding nipped-B-like protein, translating into MNGEVPSVPIITLASITSLSDVVGELPLPSAMPHTVSSSLLFHPRVAEEAVNLLNLRDDTLVSQLTQALSQTSSAHIDLKDQYAGSDSLGENLLHQNVPEVLKAILLKNPNVFKQPSATQPVWKSENSSINASADDMSCSNPMGVTNQRASVIMSDKGHHNSTNCDLLASPFCDIKPEQLVDNSFSQSQGQLNSSESIAINAGSSTMQHMPGPLPRSAHSESCFPKDNSQSQSCSMPLTTPKANLPSALAPGSSPAQASTAPSQVKLKEEPSLLSQDSKTSVNSIRNLNQPMKEPRVNLCRLTAEDLLASQKLKKEPVTPEPVSNNTSSRLSTRNKKTPIIESSSDSEDDEPISRTKYFKARDKEREIRRKKDKEERKKEDRDYIPEDSPTSRYSKRRRNSISESKDDNDDSFNKPKPPKLRKVERKLVPVLEKLSTEELMETNTYHRFNKSVEKVLDSVEDIEMGDMHDAEDETVPAEVLIPKYQLQDLCSEAAKLKTLGAMESVPSDKLIRLLSILEKNIRDGAKVSPLADPDDDEEERKLWMELAMERVMRAVDASLTALYILTSPNMHKRVYLEDVIDRVVLFAKYQLHNTVYPSFDPVYRIDQKGKDGFVGSARKKRSNAKEVREKSVLLLYTKLVEVISLLAELLSIQTLTDTAVLHASSMGISPFFVENINELQLSALKLVTNIFTKYEKHRKLLLDDILASMARLPSSKRSLRSYRLSSEEYIQMLTALVLQLIQCMVVLPKQLADKNSNSDPDVVIISKFKTARSTASNFLCIFLAKCSSKSEEIDYRPLFENFIQDLLTTVNKPEWPAAELMLSVLGKVLVSNFVNKSLEMPLRVASLDYLGVIAARLRKDAVVSQLKLSTIDQLIYDIRTEEMKTEDGVVKGEVPRVKDDEERTQFLQSVLLDFLAVRSQSDHSLNYARYFYLTLWYQDNAASTGTAPTPVKSSTKAKKEKKRKKRKYSSDEESSSSEEEDDEEIKKQKENGTIDGEDPLEVFKLKEARKKMLLEKINPFHNSINVKSGKNEVKTQILQTYIDYDSAELVSRYLAAKRPFSQSFDTYLKHIIKVLGESSVQIRTKAMKCLTAIVEVDPGVLALNEMQIGVKHSFLDQSTSVREAAVDLVGKFVLSRPELIDKYYEMVSARILDTGVSVRKRVIKILKDVCTECPDFPKIPEICVRMIRRINDEDSIRKLVMEVFSNMWFTPVRERPPAKDVLLRKVMNITDVVAACNRDLGMEWFEQLLTSLFKPKEDKDDSTKQILEPPKSLIQACKQIVDCLIDNVLTLDGCSSGSSQRLVACLLTLHLFAKIRPQLLVEHAITLQPYLSVKCQTQGDYQIISSVARTLELVVPLMEHPSETFLACLEEDSVKLMMKHDPSVIVSCVSCLGSIVNNVTKNFSLIRDCLLKYLTLLRQFKDVLERNPPNKDELVVKFCPFFRRSSFIVGLLLRHFDFTNKEVLGNELSPNLKDEIFEMLMYFLQNEHDSQLYTMKAIGSVCIRHHDLMLGPELKAYYHQVLEDPQGSEAMKAQILNNIEQYLQEEERRMILQDLEWAKLSKQENLKEMGDVSSGMASTIIQLYLKQILESFLHPSVKVRQAALQVIQLILAQGLVHPVQIVPYLICMSTDVDKTVSNSADRQLQEIERKYPGFIHMKSQSGIKLSYKFQKLLQGDEVVVRGFRTKENEMPSALNGFLFSILRTKPQRRAFALAILKQFDEQVKTSLSQMLYLADNMAYFPFQVQDEPLFIIHHIDIMISVTGTNLLQSFREALLPNPNAPQEKRIDPTTGQEVPVIDEDEDEDEESLLNRVPEDTSSLQESLTASQGCLLLLVLKQHLKALYGLSDAKISQYSPSESAKLYEKNVNRKSNSKFNPKGTLEKLRLGEPPPHLDENQRKALIRDYLEFKHLIMNLDPDDVDDDDLDKKPGSGSGASGCSSGYASYTVSEADKVDPGKQPQPPQQQVQGDVSKADPNQVAKEVESPVARIPKLIIKNNNVETKHSSHRSHKSKKSDRQKKHHHKRKKHKVRSSDEESDEGYSDPDFLI